GCGTTTCCATACAATCTATTGGCCGATTATGCTGATGGCGCTTGATTTGCCGTTGCCGAAAAAAGTGTTTGCACATGGCTGGCTATTGATGAAGGACGGAAAAATGTCCAAATCAAAAGGAAATGTTGTAGATCCAGTTACCCTAATTGACCGCTACGGCCTTGACGCCCTTCGATATTATCTATTAAGAGAGGTACCGTTCGGTTCAGACGGCGTCTTTACACCAGAAGGTTTTATCGAAAGACTGAATTTTGATCTTGCAAATGACCTTGGAAACCTGCTGAATCGTACAATTGCCATGATTCAAAAATATTTTGACGGCGAAATCCCTGCGTACAGCGGACCTAAGACAGACTTTGACGGGGAATTATCAGCTTTCAGCAAAGATACCCTTGTAAAATACGAAGAAGCGATGGAGAAAATGGAATTTTCCATTGCATTGAATGCACTTTGGCAATTCATCAGCAGAACGAATAAATACATTGATGAAACGCAGCCTTGGAATCTTGCAAAGGATGAGGAAAACCGCGAAAAGCTTGGTTCAGTTATGTATCATCTTGCTGAGTCCCTTCGTATTTCAGGAATCCTGCTGAAACCATTCCTTACGAAAACACCTGACAAGATGTTTGAACAGCTTGGCATACAGGAGCCTGCGCTCAAAGAGTGGGCCAGCTTATCAGAATTTGGGCAGCTGCATCAAGTCAAAGTCTCTAAAGGGGTTCCAATTTTCCCTCGTTTAGAAGTAGAGGAAGAGGTTCAATATATTAAAGAGCAAATGCAGGGAACGGCTCCTGCTGCTGAGGAAGAAAAGAAAGAGCAAAAAGCAGATGCATCAGGCGAAATTACGTTTGATGAATTTATGAAAGTTGAAATGCGTGTTGCAGAAGTCATTCATGCAGAACCGGTAAAAAAAGCTGATCGTTTATTAAAGCTGCAGCTTGATCTTGGTTCTGAAAAAAGACAGGTTGTATCAGGAATTGCGAAGAGCTATCAGCCTGAACAGCTTGTCGGAAAGAAAGTCATTTGCATCACGAATCTAAAACCTGTAAAACTGCGCGGAGAACTTTCACAAGGCATGATCCTGGCTGGCGAAGAAGAAGGCACTTTGTCGCTTGCTACTGTCGATTCCAGCCTTCCGAACGGTACGATTATTAAATAAAAAAAGAGAAGAAAGAGGTGTTTCACGTGTAACAATCGGGAATGACGCCTCTTTTTTTCTTTGCTTAAACCCTATGAAAGGATGTCGAAACATGTTATTTGATACACATGCTCATTTAAATGCAATTCAATACAATGATGACTTAGAAGAAGTGATTGAAAGAGCACTTGAAGAAGGGGTAACCCATACGGTTGTAGTCGGCTTTGATACGGAGACCATTACACGTGCTATCGAGCTTGCGGAGAAGTATGATTTTATCTATGCAGCTGTTGGCTGGCATCCAGTCGATGCCATTGATATGAAAGATGAAGACCTCAAGTGGATAAAAGAACTTGCATCACACCCTAAAGTTGTAGCGATTGGCGAGATGGGGCTTGATTATTATTGGGATAAATCTCCGAAGGAAATTCAAAAGGATGTATTCCGCAAGCAAATCGCCCTTGCTAAAGAAGTGCAGCTTCCAATAATTATTCATAATCGGGATGCAACTTCCGATGTTGTTGAAATTCTGCAGGAAGAAAATGCAAGTGAAGTAGGCGGCATAATGCATTGTTTTACAGGAAGTCTTGAAGTGGCGAAACAATGTATGGATATGAATTTTTATATTTCATTTGGCGGGCCGGTTACATTTAAAAATGCTAAAAAACCGAAG
The window above is part of the Metabacillus dongyingensis genome. Proteins encoded here:
- the metG gene encoding methionine--tRNA ligase, yielding MEGHKKSFYITTPIYYPSGKLHIGHAYTTVAGDAMARYKRMRGFDVMYLTGTDEHGQKIQRKAEEIGVTPQKYVDDIVSGIKDLWSKLDISYDDFIRTTEDRHKEIVEKVFAKLLEQGDIYLDQYEGWYCTPCESFFTERQLENGNCPDCGRPVEKVKEESYFFKMSKYADRLLQYYSENPEFIQPESRKNEMINNFIKPGLEDLAVSRTTFDWGVKVPGDPKHVIYVWIDALSNYITALGYGSENDEKYNKFWPADVHLVGKEIVRFHTIYWPIMLMALDLPLPKKVFAHGWLLMKDGKMSKSKGNVVDPVTLIDRYGLDALRYYLLREVPFGSDGVFTPEGFIERLNFDLANDLGNLLNRTIAMIQKYFDGEIPAYSGPKTDFDGELSAFSKDTLVKYEEAMEKMEFSIALNALWQFISRTNKYIDETQPWNLAKDEENREKLGSVMYHLAESLRISGILLKPFLTKTPDKMFEQLGIQEPALKEWASLSEFGQLHQVKVSKGVPIFPRLEVEEEVQYIKEQMQGTAPAAEEEKKEQKADASGEITFDEFMKVEMRVAEVIHAEPVKKADRLLKLQLDLGSEKRQVVSGIAKSYQPEQLVGKKVICITNLKPVKLRGELSQGMILAGEEEGTLSLATVDSSLPNGTIIK
- a CDS encoding TatD family hydrolase, whose translation is MLFDTHAHLNAIQYNDDLEEVIERALEEGVTHTVVVGFDTETITRAIELAEKYDFIYAAVGWHPVDAIDMKDEDLKWIKELASHPKVVAIGEMGLDYYWDKSPKEIQKDVFRKQIALAKEVQLPIIIHNRDATSDVVEILQEENASEVGGIMHCFTGSLEVAKQCMDMNFYISFGGPVTFKNAKKPKEVAAQIPMDRLLIETDCPYLTPHPFRGKRNEPSYVKYVAEQIAELREMDYAEFVRQTSDNAKRLFGISR